From one Staphylococcus kloosii genomic stretch:
- the asnS gene encoding asparagine--tRNA ligase, producing MKTTIKEAKNYLNQEVTIGGWLHNKRSSGKIAFLQLRDGTGFMQGVVVKAEVSEDTFQLAKNITQESSLFVTGEITEDTRSDLGYEMQVKSIEVIDEAHDYPITPKNHGTEFLMDHRHLWLRSKKQHAVMKIRNEIIRATYEFFNDNGFTKIDPPILTASAPEGTSELFHTKYFDEDAFLSQSGQLYMEAAAMAHGKVFSFGPTFRAEKSKTRRHLIEFWMIEPEMAFYNHADSLEVQEQYVTHLVQSVLKNCKIELKTLERDTEKLAKVATPFPRITYDDAVTFLKEEGFDDIEWGEDFGAPHETAIANHYDLPVFITNYPTKIKPFYMQPNPDNEDTVLCADLIAPEGYGEIIGGSERINDLALMEQRINEHELDAESYSYYLDLRKYGSVPHSGFGLGLERAVAWISGVEHVRETSPFPRLLNRLYP from the coding sequence ATGAAGACAACAATTAAAGAAGCAAAAAATTACCTTAACCAAGAAGTGACAATTGGTGGTTGGCTACACAATAAACGTTCAAGTGGTAAAATCGCTTTTTTACAACTTAGAGATGGTACTGGATTTATGCAAGGTGTCGTAGTGAAGGCAGAAGTTTCCGAAGACACATTCCAATTAGCTAAAAATATTACGCAAGAATCTTCACTTTTTGTTACTGGCGAGATTACAGAAGATACGCGTTCTGACCTTGGTTATGAAATGCAAGTTAAATCAATCGAAGTAATAGACGAAGCGCACGATTATCCTATTACGCCAAAAAATCATGGTACAGAATTTTTAATGGACCACAGACACTTATGGTTACGTTCTAAAAAACAACACGCTGTTATGAAAATTAGAAACGAAATTATTCGTGCGACGTACGAATTTTTCAACGACAATGGATTCACAAAAATTGATCCACCGATTTTAACAGCAAGTGCACCAGAAGGTACAAGTGAACTTTTCCATACTAAATATTTTGATGAAGATGCATTTTTATCGCAAAGTGGTCAATTATATATGGAAGCAGCAGCAATGGCACATGGTAAAGTCTTTTCGTTTGGACCAACGTTCAGAGCTGAAAAATCTAAAACACGTCGTCATTTAATCGAGTTTTGGATGATTGAACCAGAAATGGCATTTTATAATCATGCAGATAGCTTAGAAGTACAAGAACAATACGTGACACATCTTGTTCAGTCAGTATTAAAAAATTGTAAAATTGAACTTAAAACTTTAGAACGTGATACAGAAAAATTAGCTAAAGTTGCAACACCATTCCCAAGAATTACTTATGATGATGCTGTTACGTTCTTAAAAGAAGAAGGCTTCGACGACATTGAATGGGGCGAAGATTTTGGTGCACCTCATGAAACTGCAATCGCTAATCATTACGATTTACCAGTATTTATTACGAACTATCCAACTAAGATTAAACCTTTCTATATGCAACCAAATCCTGACAACGAAGATACAGTGTTATGTGCCGATTTAATTGCACCTGAAGGTTATGGAGAAATTATTGGTGGATCAGAACGTATCAATGACTTAGCGTTAATGGAACAACGTATTAACGAACATGAATTAGACGCCGAAAGTTATAGTTATTACTTAGACTTACGTAAATATGGTAGTGTGCCACATAGTGGTTTCGGTTTAGGCTTAGAACGTGCCGTAGCATGGATCTCTGGCGTAGAACACGTAAGAGAAACATCTCCATTCCCAAGATTACTAAATCGTTTATATCCATAA
- a CDS encoding CCA tRNA nucleotidyltransferase: MTNILFEDAKPIIKKIKEQGFEAYFVGGSVRDYLMNKDIHDIDITTSATPDEIESIFPKTVPIGKEHGTINVLFNNSSYEITTFRTEEEYVNHRKPNGVVFVRDLYEDVKRRDFTINAIAMDEEYTIIDYFNGKADIEAENIKTVGHAEERFEEDALRIIRGLRFQSQLAFTLDNKTFEGMQSKIQNIEYLSIERIIVEFKKLFSGKNVAVSYNNLIRLNAFAYIPFFSSYNMTKININEPLPFNLFIALIQHKLTNDNAQLSHLKISNNEKKEIQTYNNLLNSLQNINTKQQLKLLIYDYGLHYNLTILSYSETLKLNEITLPSPIIYNEQLIREVAHEMPINNRSDIDISGKDLIDSLKQRSGPWIKEALRNIEIAIIDGQLTNFKPKILEWVKEHVKI; this comes from the coding sequence ATGACTAATATATTATTTGAAGATGCTAAGCCTATTATAAAAAAAATAAAAGAACAAGGGTTCGAAGCATACTTTGTAGGTGGTTCCGTACGAGATTATTTAATGAATAAAGACATTCATGATATCGATATCACTACAAGTGCTACGCCAGATGAAATAGAAAGTATTTTTCCTAAAACAGTACCCATTGGTAAAGAACATGGTACGATAAATGTATTATTTAATAATAGCAGTTACGAAATAACTACATTTAGAACCGAAGAGGAATATGTAAATCATCGCAAACCTAACGGCGTCGTTTTTGTTCGTGATTTATACGAGGATGTTAAACGTCGTGATTTTACTATTAATGCCATCGCAATGGATGAAGAATATACTATTATTGATTACTTTAACGGTAAAGCAGATATTGAAGCAGAGAATATTAAAACTGTCGGTCATGCTGAAGAACGATTCGAGGAAGATGCACTTAGAATTATTAGAGGTTTAAGATTTCAATCCCAATTAGCATTTACATTAGACAATAAAACATTCGAAGGTATGCAATCAAAAATTCAAAATATCGAATATCTCTCTATAGAACGCATCATCGTAGAATTTAAAAAATTGTTCTCTGGTAAAAATGTGGCTGTAAGTTATAACAATCTTATAAGATTAAATGCATTTGCTTACATTCCATTTTTTAGCAGCTATAATATGACTAAAATTAATATAAACGAGCCGCTTCCTTTTAATTTGTTTATCGCATTAATTCAACATAAGTTAACGAATGATAATGCGCAATTATCACATTTAAAAATAAGTAATAACGAAAAGAAGGAAATCCAAACGTATAACAATTTATTAAATTCTCTGCAAAATATTAATACAAAACAACAACTTAAATTACTTATTTATGATTATGGGTTACACTATAACTTAACAATTTTATCTTACAGTGAAACATTGAAGCTAAATGAAATTACACTACCATCACCAATTATTTACAATGAGCAACTTATACGTGAAGTCGCACATGAAATGCCTATTAACAATAGATCAGATATAGATATTTCTGGTAAAGACTTGATTGACAGTCTAAAACAACGAAGTGGCCCATGGATAAAAGAAGCATTGAGAAATATTGAAATTGCGATAATTGATGGTCAATTAACGAATTTTAAACCTAAAATTTTAGAGTGGGTGAAAGAACATGTCAAAATATAG
- a CDS encoding helicase C-terminal domain-containing protein yields the protein MTEPCYAVVDLETTGNQLDFDEIIQIGITFVRENKIIGTYHSMIKTDLEIPPFIQALTSIEEDMLKQAPYFQDIAEDIYNQLNDCIFVAHNVAFDLNFIRKSFKNCGIKYKPRKVLDTLELFKVAFPTDKSYQLSELAEAHDIPLDNAHRADEDATTTAKLMILAFEKFSQLPLDTLKQLYYLSKNLKYDLHDILFELVRAQQTTDLPQHFAKFEQIIYKKQKDFKMPHLDYHGTLKELYTNIIERLDMTYRPQQLYLAEIILEQLMHSSKAMIEAPLGSGKSFAYLLAALMYNIETGKHVMISTNTKLLQNQLLEKDIPMIKQALNFKVNTTLIKSKNEYISLGLISQILKDESSNYEVSILKMQLLIWITETDTGDIQELNLKGGQKMYFDQKLETYVPVRNDIHFYNFIKRNAHNIQIGITNHAHLIHSSPDNSIYQLFDDCIIDEAHRLPDYALNQVTNELSYSDIKYQLGLIGKTENEKLLKSIDTLEQKRILEKLDIPPIDVFGLKVTINEIHDLNEQLFDTIFNTINNSDVHDDDMNKLHFVYHFDSEPIIKDLSTIIHKLNMSLEFFNGMSHKMIKSVRKQLLYINDRFKAIEQSLKNKHTSYLSIKNLSQKSTIKLHVKDYNVKDVLTSQVLNKFNALTFISGTLTFNHSFDNFKNWFNEDVSFNTYEIDNNVHNANQTTVFIPNDVASYNYKNINDYVSSIINYVTEYVNVVESKCLILFTSYRMMHLVQELLNELPEFEDYVILTQQPNQNYKIVQQFNSFDKAILLGTGTFFEGFDFQSNGIKCVMIAKLPFMNQNNTKFWLMESEFTSTFKEYVLPDAVTRFRQGIGRLIRSENDKGILVSFDDRLINSNYKHFFEQSLENFRQNKGDIKQFHRLLNKIKK from the coding sequence ATGACCGAACCATGTTACGCTGTAGTCGACCTAGAAACTACAGGGAACCAATTGGATTTCGATGAGATAATACAAATTGGTATTACTTTCGTACGTGAAAACAAAATTATCGGTACATATCATTCTATGATAAAAACAGATTTAGAAATTCCTCCATTCATTCAAGCACTAACATCGATAGAAGAAGATATGTTGAAACAGGCACCATATTTTCAAGATATAGCAGAGGATATATACAATCAACTCAATGATTGTATCTTTGTTGCTCATAACGTGGCATTTGATTTGAATTTCATCCGTAAATCATTTAAAAACTGCGGTATTAAATATAAGCCTCGTAAAGTTTTAGATACATTAGAGCTATTTAAAGTAGCATTTCCTACAGATAAAAGTTATCAACTAAGCGAACTTGCAGAAGCTCATGACATTCCTTTAGATAATGCACATAGGGCGGATGAAGATGCAACAACTACGGCTAAGTTAATGATTCTAGCTTTTGAAAAATTTTCACAATTACCGTTAGATACGCTTAAGCAATTGTATTATCTAAGTAAAAACCTTAAATACGATTTGCATGATATTTTATTTGAATTAGTACGTGCGCAGCAAACTACGGATTTACCACAACATTTTGCCAAATTTGAGCAAATCATTTATAAAAAGCAAAAAGATTTTAAAATGCCACACTTAGATTATCATGGCACTTTAAAAGAGCTATATACGAATATTATTGAGCGTTTAGATATGACGTATAGACCACAACAACTTTATTTAGCAGAAATTATTTTAGAACAACTAATGCATAGTAGTAAGGCAATGATTGAAGCCCCATTAGGCAGTGGAAAATCATTCGCTTATTTATTAGCAGCCTTAATGTATAACATTGAAACTGGCAAGCATGTTATGATTTCAACGAATACCAAATTATTGCAAAATCAATTATTAGAAAAAGATATACCTATGATTAAGCAAGCTTTAAATTTCAAGGTCAATACTACGCTCATCAAGAGCAAAAATGAATATATTTCGTTAGGTTTAATTAGTCAAATTTTAAAAGATGAATCAAGTAATTACGAAGTAAGTATATTAAAAATGCAATTATTAATATGGATTACCGAAACAGACACAGGTGACATTCAAGAGTTAAATTTAAAAGGTGGTCAAAAAATGTATTTTGACCAAAAATTAGAAACTTATGTACCTGTGCGCAATGATATTCATTTTTATAATTTTATTAAGCGTAATGCACATAACATTCAAATAGGTATCACCAACCATGCACATTTAATACATTCGTCACCAGATAATTCAATTTATCAACTATTTGATGATTGTATTATTGATGAAGCGCATCGATTACCCGATTATGCCTTAAATCAAGTCACAAACGAATTAAGTTATTCAGATATAAAATATCAACTTGGATTAATTGGCAAAACAGAAAATGAAAAGCTTTTAAAATCTATTGATACGCTCGAACAAAAGCGTATTTTAGAAAAACTTGATATACCACCAATTGATGTTTTTGGACTTAAAGTTACGATAAACGAGATTCATGATTTAAACGAACAACTTTTCGATACTATTTTCAACACCATAAATAATTCAGACGTGCATGATGACGATATGAACAAACTTCATTTTGTATACCATTTTGATAGCGAGCCGATTATTAAAGATTTATCAACAATTATTCATAAATTAAATATGTCTTTAGAATTCTTCAATGGTATGAGTCACAAAATGATTAAGTCAGTTAGAAAACAACTGTTATATATAAACGATCGTTTTAAGGCAATTGAACAAAGTTTAAAAAACAAACATACTAGTTATTTATCTATTAAAAACTTGTCACAGAAATCGACAATTAAGTTACATGTAAAAGATTATAACGTTAAAGATGTTTTAACGTCTCAAGTGTTGAATAAGTTTAATGCCTTAACATTTATCTCTGGTACTTTAACTTTTAATCATTCATTTGATAATTTTAAAAATTGGTTCAATGAAGACGTATCATTCAACACATATGAGATTGACAATAACGTGCATAACGCAAATCAAACTACAGTGTTTATTCCTAATGATGTTGCGTCATACAACTATAAAAATATTAATGATTATGTTTCTTCGATAATTAATTATGTGACCGAATACGTCAATGTAGTAGAGTCAAAATGTTTAATACTCTTTACTAGTTATAGAATGATGCATCTCGTGCAAGAATTATTAAACGAATTACCTGAATTTGAAGACTATGTCATACTCACGCAGCAACCCAACCAAAATTATAAAATCGTACAACAATTTAATAGTTTTGATAAAGCCATTCTTTTAGGTACGGGTACATTCTTTGAAGGCTTTGATTTCCAATCAAATGGTATTAAATGTGTAATGATTGCGAAACTGCCATTTATGAATCAAAACAATACGAAATTTTGGTTAATGGAATCAGAATTTACATCTACTTTTAAAGAGTACGTATTACCCGATGCCGTAACGCGGTTCCGACAAGGCATTGGGCGTTTAATCAGAAGTGAAAATGATAAAGGTATACTGGTATCATTTGATGATAGATTGATTAATAGTAATTATAAACACTTCTTTGAACAATCATTAGAAAACTTCAGGCAAAACAAAGGTGATATAAAACAATTTCATCGTTTGTTAAATAAAATTAAAAAGTAA
- a CDS encoding biotin--[acetyl-CoA-carboxylase] ligase, which produces MSKYSQNVIHILYQHQLEYVSGQYIAEQLNISRTSVKKIIDQLKNEGCDIESINHRGHRLITLPDKWYEGIVGPLIQEQSLFNNIEVHESINSTQLQAKQQLVGNKESFLILSDEQTQGKGRFNRPWTSAKSKGLWMSIVLRPEVAFSMITKFNLFMALGIRDAIQQFSNDEVKVKWPNDIYIEGRKVCGFLTEMVANSDGIEAVICGIGINMNHHAEDFVDELKHKATSIALHSDDKINRYQFLKSLITNIEYRYAQFNTKPFEAIRDEYIEASNIWNKELRFTENNIQFNGKAVDIDNDGFLIVKDNTGETKKLMSADIEI; this is translated from the coding sequence ATGTCAAAATATAGTCAAAATGTCATTCATATTTTATATCAACATCAACTTGAATATGTATCTGGACAATATATCGCTGAACAACTTAATATCTCGCGAACTTCAGTAAAAAAAATTATCGACCAACTCAAAAATGAGGGATGCGATATAGAGTCGATAAATCATCGTGGGCATCGACTTATTACGTTACCTGACAAATGGTATGAAGGGATCGTAGGACCATTAATTCAAGAACAAAGTCTTTTTAATAATATAGAAGTCCATGAATCTATTAATTCTACACAACTACAAGCTAAGCAACAATTGGTTGGAAATAAAGAATCCTTTTTAATTTTAAGCGACGAACAAACACAAGGTAAGGGGCGTTTTAACAGACCTTGGACTTCTGCCAAAAGTAAGGGATTATGGATGTCGATTGTTTTGCGCCCAGAAGTAGCATTTTCAATGATCACTAAATTTAATTTATTTATGGCTTTAGGTATTCGAGATGCTATTCAACAATTTTCTAACGATGAAGTAAAAGTTAAGTGGCCGAATGATATCTATATTGAAGGCAGAAAAGTCTGTGGCTTTCTAACTGAAATGGTTGCAAACAGTGATGGTATAGAAGCGGTTATATGTGGTATTGGAATTAATATGAATCATCACGCCGAAGATTTTGTTGATGAATTAAAACACAAAGCAACTAGCATCGCATTGCACAGTGATGACAAAATAAATCGTTATCAGTTTTTAAAATCACTTATCACTAATATAGAATATCGTTATGCTCAATTTAATACTAAACCATTTGAAGCAATTCGTGATGAATACATAGAAGCTTCAAATATTTGGAACAAAGAGTTGAGATTTACCGAGAACAATATTCAGTTTAATGGTAAAGCAGTGGACATAGATAACGATGGTTTTTTAATTGTAAAAGACAATACTGGCGAAACAAAAAAATTAATGAGTGCTGATATAGAAATATAA
- the bshA gene encoding N-acetyl-alpha-D-glucosaminyl L-malate synthase BshA, whose protein sequence is MKIGITCYPSMGGSGIIATELGIKLAERGHDVHFITSNIPFRIRKPLPNITFHQVEVNQYAVFQYPPYDITLSTKIAEVINEYDLDLLHMHYAVPHAVCGILAKQMSGKDIKIMTTLHGTDITVLGYDHSLKNAIKFGIEESDIVTSVSKSLAAQTQEIIETSKDIVPIYNFVRENEFPTIRNTNLKQYYGIEEDEKVIIHVSNFRAVKRIDTVIETFAKIHKQMPSKLLLIGDGPELMDMKQLAKDLDVEEHVIFLGKQDWVSEFYQLADLVLLLSEKESFGLTLLEAMKSGVVPIGSTAGGIKEVIRHGETGYIVDIGDSTHASEYALKLLTDATLYNKLQQAMLKDIEQRFSSDLITDQYEYYYRQMLEGNHD, encoded by the coding sequence ATGAAAATTGGAATTACTTGCTATCCATCTATGGGTGGATCAGGCATCATTGCTACAGAATTAGGCATAAAATTAGCCGAGAGAGGCCATGACGTACATTTTATTACTTCTAACATCCCATTTAGGATTCGTAAACCACTACCCAACATTACATTCCACCAAGTAGAAGTTAATCAATATGCTGTATTTCAATATCCTCCATATGACATAACACTCAGTACTAAAATAGCAGAAGTCATAAATGAATATGATTTAGACTTACTACATATGCACTATGCCGTGCCTCATGCTGTTTGTGGTATCTTAGCCAAACAAATGTCTGGCAAAGATATTAAAATAATGACGACATTACATGGTACAGATATCACAGTGTTAGGATATGATCATTCGTTAAAAAATGCTATTAAATTCGGTATCGAAGAGAGCGATATTGTTACGAGTGTAAGTAAATCATTAGCCGCACAAACGCAAGAAATTATAGAAACATCTAAAGATATTGTACCCATCTATAATTTCGTGAGAGAAAATGAGTTCCCAACAATAAGAAATACTAATTTAAAACAATATTACGGTATTGAGGAAGATGAAAAGGTTATTATCCACGTCTCAAATTTTAGAGCCGTTAAACGCATAGACACCGTGATTGAAACATTTGCTAAAATTCATAAACAAATGCCATCTAAACTATTATTAATTGGTGATGGACCCGAATTAATGGATATGAAACAACTCGCTAAAGATTTAGACGTCGAAGAACACGTTATCTTTTTAGGTAAGCAAGATTGGGTAAGTGAGTTTTATCAATTAGCTGATTTAGTGTTATTATTAAGTGAAAAAGAAAGTTTTGGTCTAACGCTTCTAGAAGCAATGAAATCTGGTGTTGTGCCAATTGGTTCAACCGCTGGAGGTATTAAAGAGGTAATTAGACACGGTGAAACTGGTTATATAGTAGATATTGGTGATAGTACACACGCAAGTGAATACGCACTTAAACTATTAACTGACGCGACATTATATAATAAATTACAGCAAGCAATGCTAAAAGATATAGAACAACGATTCTCATCTGATTTAATTACGGATCAATATGAATACTATTATAGACAAATGTTAGAGGGTAATCATGACTAA
- a CDS encoding DnaD domain-containing protein: MNAYQLKTRPVVIRKELLYHYNELGINETELVILIKLLYAGETSNKQPSIESLQQGTSLEARQITAIIQNLIQRDLLNLNVRKDEEGKFTEYMDLDPFYDKLSSILTQTDITQKTEQNELDFNQLFQNVEQTFGRPLSPFEMETLNQWIDVDQHGLDVIQAALDEASSQNKLSFKYLDRILLNWKKNNVKTIEDSKKISQQFNQPQMKHTVENIPKVDWLNGGSPDDK; the protein is encoded by the coding sequence ATGAATGCCTATCAACTAAAAACAAGACCGGTTGTTATTCGTAAAGAACTCCTTTATCATTACAACGAACTTGGCATTAATGAAACAGAGTTAGTAATTTTGATTAAATTACTCTACGCTGGTGAAACTTCGAATAAGCAGCCATCAATCGAGTCGTTACAACAGGGCACGTCTTTAGAAGCTAGACAAATAACTGCAATTATTCAAAATTTAATTCAACGTGATTTATTAAACCTTAATGTGCGTAAAGACGAAGAGGGCAAATTCACTGAATATATGGATTTAGATCCTTTTTATGATAAACTAAGTTCAATTTTGACTCAGACTGATATTACCCAAAAGACTGAACAAAATGAACTTGATTTTAATCAATTATTCCAAAATGTCGAACAAACTTTTGGAAGACCATTGTCACCATTTGAAATGGAAACATTAAATCAATGGATTGACGTAGATCAACATGGCTTAGATGTAATTCAAGCTGCGTTAGATGAAGCGTCTAGTCAAAACAAATTATCATTTAAATATTTAGACCGTATTTTATTAAATTGGAAGAAAAATAATGTGAAGACGATTGAAGATTCAAAAAAAATAAGTCAACAATTTAATCAACCTCAAATGAAACATACTGTGGAAAATATTCCAAAAGTTGATTGGCTAAATGGAGGTTCACCAGATGATAAGTAA
- the nth gene encoding endonuclease III: MISNKKALSMIDVIAEMFPNAECELVHDNPFELTIAVLLSAQTTDNAVNKITKPLFEKYKSPEDYLAVDIAELENDIRTIGLYRNKAKNIKKLCQSLLDKFDGQIPQTHAELESLAGVGRKTANVVMSVAFGEPSLAVDTHVERVSKRLGICRWKDNVRQVEDKLCKVVPRERWNRTHHQLIFFGRYHCLARSPKCDICPLFEDCREGQKRYKATLKEA, encoded by the coding sequence ATGATAAGTAATAAAAAGGCTTTAAGTATGATAGACGTCATCGCTGAAATGTTTCCAAATGCCGAGTGTGAACTGGTGCACGACAATCCATTTGAACTCACAATTGCCGTGTTGCTATCTGCACAAACGACAGATAATGCAGTCAATAAAATCACTAAGCCACTTTTTGAAAAATATAAAAGCCCAGAAGACTATTTAGCGGTAGACATTGCTGAATTAGAAAATGATATTAGAACAATTGGCCTATATAGAAACAAAGCTAAAAATATTAAAAAGTTATGCCAATCATTGTTAGATAAATTTGATGGCCAAATCCCTCAAACACATGCCGAATTAGAAAGCTTGGCCGGTGTAGGCAGAAAAACTGCTAACGTAGTAATGAGCGTTGCTTTTGGTGAACCATCACTAGCAGTAGATACACATGTCGAAAGAGTATCTAAGCGACTTGGCATTTGTCGTTGGAAAGATAACGTAAGACAGGTAGAAGACAAACTTTGTAAAGTAGTACCAAGAGAACGTTGGAATAGAACACATCATCAACTCATATTTTTTGGTAGATACCATTGTCTGGCACGCAGCCCTAAATGTGATATTTGTCCACTTTTTGAGGATTGTAGAGAAGGCCAAAAACGTTATAAGGCGACATTGAAAGAAGCGTGA
- a CDS encoding YpoC family protein → MITKDDFNSIEAELDYFAHHKQLKSDKAKPYLDQYFDLIIDYFKQINNIQSLNLDEVEQLPVVPMNFQERYQYMQQRKYHFMGYRQMKTLKSELIKMNASYQIRQKNSGLNN, encoded by the coding sequence ATGATTACTAAAGATGACTTTAATAGTATAGAAGCAGAGTTGGATTATTTTGCACATCATAAACAACTAAAATCTGATAAGGCAAAACCATACTTAGATCAATACTTTGATTTAATTATTGATTATTTTAAACAAATAAATAACATTCAGTCGTTAAATTTAGATGAAGTTGAACAACTACCTGTCGTTCCTATGAATTTTCAAGAACGCTATCAATATATGCAGCAAAGAAAATATCATTTTATGGGTTATCGTCAAATGAAAACTTTAAAATCTGAATTAATAAAAATGAATGCATCTTATCAAATAAGACAAAAAAACTCCGGTCTCAATAATTGA